One Setaria italica strain Yugu1 chromosome I, Setaria_italica_v2.0, whole genome shotgun sequence DNA window includes the following coding sequences:
- the LOC101765991 gene encoding NADPH:adrenodoxin oxidoreductase, mitochondrial isoform X2, producing the protein MARSLRLLSRSVERLRPLLVQGPPTRGFSAFAREPLHVCVVGSGPAGFYTADRMLKGHEGAQVDIIDRLPTPFGLVRSGVAPDHPETKIVVNQFSRVAANGRCSFFGNVTLGTDISLAELRKTYHVVVLAYGAESDRSLGIPGEDLKGIHSAREFVWWYNGHPDMCDLSPDLKNTESAIILGQGNVALDVARILLRCKTELATTDIADYALDALRGSTIRKVYLVGRRGPVQAACTAKELREILGLKNVRICINEAVLATSPADEEEMRNSRIQRRVYELLSKAASAHKDNSYNDQKELHFVFFRRPIKFIPSENGSTVGAVQLEKTALKGDEVTGKQVAVGTGEFEDLKCGLVLKSIGYKSLPVQGLPFDKNRGVVPNLRGRVLSSESETTTVESGLYVVGWLKRGPTGIVATNLHCAEETVGG; encoded by the exons ATGGCCCGCAGTCTGCGGCTCCTCTCCCGCTCGGTGGAGAGGCTGCGGCCGCTGCTTGTCCAGGGGCCGCCGACGAGGGGCTTCTCCGCCTTCGCGCGCGAACCGCTCCACGTCTGCGTCGTCGGTAGCGGCCCTGCAGGGTTCTACACCGCCGACAGG ATGCTGAAGGGTCATGAAGGAGCACAAGTTGATATCATTGATAGGCTCCCCACACCATTTGGCCTAGTCCGTTCTGGAGTGGCTCCAGATCATCCAGAAACAAAG ATTGTGGTAAATCAATTTTCTCGTGTAGCTGCAAATGGCCGCTGTTCATTCTTTGGGAATGTAACACTGGGAACGGATATATCTCTGGCAGAGCTTCGCAAAACATATCATGTT GTTGTTCTTGCTTATGGTGCAGAAAGTGATAGGTCACTTGGTATTCCTGGAGAG GATCTGAAAGGAATTCATTCAGCTCGCGAGTTTGTCTGGTGGTACAATGGACATCCAGACATGTGCGACTTGTCTCCTGATTTGAAAAACACAGAATCTGCAATCATCCTTGGTCAG GGAAATGTTGCTCTTGATGTTGCACGTATTCTTTTACGCTGTAAAACTGAGTTGGCTACTACAGATATTGCTGATTATGCGTTGGATGCTCTACGTGGCAGCACAATAAG GAAGGTATACTTGGTTGGGCGACGGGGTCCCGTACAAGCAGCATGCACAGCAAAGGAGTTGCGTGAAATTTTAG GTTTGAAAAATGTTCGTATTTGCATCAACGAAGCTGTTCTTGCAACTTCGCCTGCAGATGAG GAGGAGATGAGGAATAGTAGAATCCAAAGAAGGGTTTATGAGTTGCTGTCCAAAGCTGCAAGTGCACATAAGGACAACAGTTACAATGACCAAAAAGAGCTTCATTTTGTGTTTTTCAGGAGACCTATCAAATTCATCCCTTCAGAAAATGGTTCCACGGTTGGTGCTGTTCAACTTGAGAAGACAGCTTTAAAAG GTGATGAAGTAACTGGTAAGCAGGTGGCTGTTGGAACTGGTGAGTTTGAAGACCTAAAATGTGG TCTGGTCTTGAAAAGTATTGGTTACAAATCTTTGCCTGTACAAGGTTTGCCTTTCGACAAAAACAGAG GAGTTGTGCCAAATTTGAGAGGCAGAGTCCTGAGCAGCGAATCAGAGACAACCACTGTGGAATCAGGGTTGTACGTGGTAGGATGGTTAAAGAGAGGACCAACTGGGATCGTTGCGACAAATCTCCACTGTGCGGAAGAAACAGTAG GTGGCTAG
- the LOC101765991 gene encoding NADPH:adrenodoxin oxidoreductase, mitochondrial isoform X1: MARSLRLLSRSVERLRPLLVQGPPTRGFSAFAREPLHVCVVGSGPAGFYTADRMLKGHEGAQVDIIDRLPTPFGLVRSGVAPDHPETKIVVNQFSRVAANGRCSFFGNVTLGTDISLAELRKTYHVVVLAYGAESDRSLGIPGEDLKGIHSAREFVWWYNGHPDMCDLSPDLKNTESAIILGQGNVALDVARILLRCKTELATTDIADYALDALRGSTIRKVYLVGRRGPVQAACTAKELREILGLKNVRICINEAVLATSPADEEEMRNSRIQRRVYELLSKAASAHKDNSYNDQKELHFVFFRRPIKFIPSENGSTVGAVQLEKTALKGDEVTGKQVAVGTGEFEDLKCGLVLKSIGYKSLPVQGLPFDKNRGVVPNLRGRVLSSESETTTVESGLYVVGWLKRGPTGIVATNLHCAEETVASILEDDIKGVLRPPSDSKKHGRTGLVEILKQNNVRFVPFSGWEKIDSKEKMAGQLRNKPREKITTWDELQKAANE, encoded by the exons ATGGCCCGCAGTCTGCGGCTCCTCTCCCGCTCGGTGGAGAGGCTGCGGCCGCTGCTTGTCCAGGGGCCGCCGACGAGGGGCTTCTCCGCCTTCGCGCGCGAACCGCTCCACGTCTGCGTCGTCGGTAGCGGCCCTGCAGGGTTCTACACCGCCGACAGG ATGCTGAAGGGTCATGAAGGAGCACAAGTTGATATCATTGATAGGCTCCCCACACCATTTGGCCTAGTCCGTTCTGGAGTGGCTCCAGATCATCCAGAAACAAAG ATTGTGGTAAATCAATTTTCTCGTGTAGCTGCAAATGGCCGCTGTTCATTCTTTGGGAATGTAACACTGGGAACGGATATATCTCTGGCAGAGCTTCGCAAAACATATCATGTT GTTGTTCTTGCTTATGGTGCAGAAAGTGATAGGTCACTTGGTATTCCTGGAGAG GATCTGAAAGGAATTCATTCAGCTCGCGAGTTTGTCTGGTGGTACAATGGACATCCAGACATGTGCGACTTGTCTCCTGATTTGAAAAACACAGAATCTGCAATCATCCTTGGTCAG GGAAATGTTGCTCTTGATGTTGCACGTATTCTTTTACGCTGTAAAACTGAGTTGGCTACTACAGATATTGCTGATTATGCGTTGGATGCTCTACGTGGCAGCACAATAAG GAAGGTATACTTGGTTGGGCGACGGGGTCCCGTACAAGCAGCATGCACAGCAAAGGAGTTGCGTGAAATTTTAG GTTTGAAAAATGTTCGTATTTGCATCAACGAAGCTGTTCTTGCAACTTCGCCTGCAGATGAG GAGGAGATGAGGAATAGTAGAATCCAAAGAAGGGTTTATGAGTTGCTGTCCAAAGCTGCAAGTGCACATAAGGACAACAGTTACAATGACCAAAAAGAGCTTCATTTTGTGTTTTTCAGGAGACCTATCAAATTCATCCCTTCAGAAAATGGTTCCACGGTTGGTGCTGTTCAACTTGAGAAGACAGCTTTAAAAG GTGATGAAGTAACTGGTAAGCAGGTGGCTGTTGGAACTGGTGAGTTTGAAGACCTAAAATGTGG TCTGGTCTTGAAAAGTATTGGTTACAAATCTTTGCCTGTACAAGGTTTGCCTTTCGACAAAAACAGAG GAGTTGTGCCAAATTTGAGAGGCAGAGTCCTGAGCAGCGAATCAGAGACAACCACTGTGGAATCAGGGTTGTACGTGGTAGGATGGTTAAAGAGAGGACCAACTGGGATCGTTGCGACAAATCTCCACTGTGCGGAAGAAACA GTGGCTAGCATCCTCGAAGATGATATCAAGGGTGTGCTAAGGCCCCCGTCTGATTCGAAGAAGCATGGAAGGACAGGACTTGTTGAGATCCTAAAACAAAACAATGTTCGTTTTGTGCCATTCAGTGGTTGGGAGAAGATTGATTCCAAGGAAAAGATGGCAGGGCAGCTGAGAAACAAGCCTAGAGAGAAGATCACAACCTGGGACGAGCTCCAGAAAGCTGCAAACGAGTAA
- the LOC101765991 gene encoding NADPH:adrenodoxin oxidoreductase, mitochondrial isoform X3: MARSLRLLSRSVERLRPLLVQGPPTRGFSAFAREPLHVCVVGSGPAGFYTADRMLKGHEGAQVDIIDRLPTPFGLVRSGVAPDHPETKIVVNQFSRVAANGRCSFFGNVTLGTDISLAELRKTYHVVVLAYGAESDRSLGIPGEDLKGIHSAREFVWWYNGHPDMCDLSPDLKNTESAIILGQGNVALDVARILLRCKTELATTDIADYALDALRGSTIRKVYLVGRRGPVQAACTAKELREILGLKNVRICINEAVLATSPADEEEMRNSRIQRRVYELLSKAASAHKDNSYNDQKELHFVFFRRPIKFIPSENGSTVGAVQLEKTALKGDEVTGKQVAVGTGEFEDLKCGFAFRQKQRSCAKFERQSPEQRIRDNHCGIRVVRGRMVKERTNWDRCDKSPLCGRNSRWLASSKMISRVC, encoded by the exons ATGGCCCGCAGTCTGCGGCTCCTCTCCCGCTCGGTGGAGAGGCTGCGGCCGCTGCTTGTCCAGGGGCCGCCGACGAGGGGCTTCTCCGCCTTCGCGCGCGAACCGCTCCACGTCTGCGTCGTCGGTAGCGGCCCTGCAGGGTTCTACACCGCCGACAGG ATGCTGAAGGGTCATGAAGGAGCACAAGTTGATATCATTGATAGGCTCCCCACACCATTTGGCCTAGTCCGTTCTGGAGTGGCTCCAGATCATCCAGAAACAAAG ATTGTGGTAAATCAATTTTCTCGTGTAGCTGCAAATGGCCGCTGTTCATTCTTTGGGAATGTAACACTGGGAACGGATATATCTCTGGCAGAGCTTCGCAAAACATATCATGTT GTTGTTCTTGCTTATGGTGCAGAAAGTGATAGGTCACTTGGTATTCCTGGAGAG GATCTGAAAGGAATTCATTCAGCTCGCGAGTTTGTCTGGTGGTACAATGGACATCCAGACATGTGCGACTTGTCTCCTGATTTGAAAAACACAGAATCTGCAATCATCCTTGGTCAG GGAAATGTTGCTCTTGATGTTGCACGTATTCTTTTACGCTGTAAAACTGAGTTGGCTACTACAGATATTGCTGATTATGCGTTGGATGCTCTACGTGGCAGCACAATAAG GAAGGTATACTTGGTTGGGCGACGGGGTCCCGTACAAGCAGCATGCACAGCAAAGGAGTTGCGTGAAATTTTAG GTTTGAAAAATGTTCGTATTTGCATCAACGAAGCTGTTCTTGCAACTTCGCCTGCAGATGAG GAGGAGATGAGGAATAGTAGAATCCAAAGAAGGGTTTATGAGTTGCTGTCCAAAGCTGCAAGTGCACATAAGGACAACAGTTACAATGACCAAAAAGAGCTTCATTTTGTGTTTTTCAGGAGACCTATCAAATTCATCCCTTCAGAAAATGGTTCCACGGTTGGTGCTGTTCAACTTGAGAAGACAGCTTTAAAAG GTGATGAAGTAACTGGTAAGCAGGTGGCTGTTGGAACTGGTGAGTTTGAAGACCTAAAATGTGG GTTTGCCTTTCGACAAAAACAGAG GAGTTGTGCCAAATTTGAGAGGCAGAGTCCTGAGCAGCGAATCAGAGACAACCACTGTGGAATCAGGGTTGTACGTGGTAGGATGGTTAAAGAGAGGACCAACTGGGATCGTTGCGACAAATCTCCACTGTGCGGAAGAAACAGTAG GTGGCTAGCATCCTCGAAGATGATATCAAGGGTGTGCTAA
- the LOC101765991 gene encoding NADPH:adrenodoxin oxidoreductase, mitochondrial isoform X4, with translation MARSLRLLSRSVERLRPLLVQGPPTRGFSAFAREPLHVCVVGSGPAGFYTADRMLKGHEGAQVDIIDRLPTPFGLVRSGVAPDHPETKIVVNQFSRVAANGRCSFFGNVTLGTDISLAELRKTYHVVVLAYGAESDRSLGIPGEDLKGIHSAREFVWWYNGHPDMCDLSPDLKNTESAIILGQGNVALDVARILLRCKTELATTDIADYALDALRGSTIRKVYLVGRRGPVQAACTAKELREILGLKNVRICINEAVLATSPADEEEMRNSRIQRRVYELLSKAASAHKDNSYNDQKELHFVFFRRPIKFIPSENGSTVGAVQLEKTALKGDEVTGKQVAVGTGEFEDLKCGFAFRQKQRSCAKFERQSPEQRIRDNHCGIRVVRGRMVKERTNWDRCDKSPLCGRNSG, from the exons ATGGCCCGCAGTCTGCGGCTCCTCTCCCGCTCGGTGGAGAGGCTGCGGCCGCTGCTTGTCCAGGGGCCGCCGACGAGGGGCTTCTCCGCCTTCGCGCGCGAACCGCTCCACGTCTGCGTCGTCGGTAGCGGCCCTGCAGGGTTCTACACCGCCGACAGG ATGCTGAAGGGTCATGAAGGAGCACAAGTTGATATCATTGATAGGCTCCCCACACCATTTGGCCTAGTCCGTTCTGGAGTGGCTCCAGATCATCCAGAAACAAAG ATTGTGGTAAATCAATTTTCTCGTGTAGCTGCAAATGGCCGCTGTTCATTCTTTGGGAATGTAACACTGGGAACGGATATATCTCTGGCAGAGCTTCGCAAAACATATCATGTT GTTGTTCTTGCTTATGGTGCAGAAAGTGATAGGTCACTTGGTATTCCTGGAGAG GATCTGAAAGGAATTCATTCAGCTCGCGAGTTTGTCTGGTGGTACAATGGACATCCAGACATGTGCGACTTGTCTCCTGATTTGAAAAACACAGAATCTGCAATCATCCTTGGTCAG GGAAATGTTGCTCTTGATGTTGCACGTATTCTTTTACGCTGTAAAACTGAGTTGGCTACTACAGATATTGCTGATTATGCGTTGGATGCTCTACGTGGCAGCACAATAAG GAAGGTATACTTGGTTGGGCGACGGGGTCCCGTACAAGCAGCATGCACAGCAAAGGAGTTGCGTGAAATTTTAG GTTTGAAAAATGTTCGTATTTGCATCAACGAAGCTGTTCTTGCAACTTCGCCTGCAGATGAG GAGGAGATGAGGAATAGTAGAATCCAAAGAAGGGTTTATGAGTTGCTGTCCAAAGCTGCAAGTGCACATAAGGACAACAGTTACAATGACCAAAAAGAGCTTCATTTTGTGTTTTTCAGGAGACCTATCAAATTCATCCCTTCAGAAAATGGTTCCACGGTTGGTGCTGTTCAACTTGAGAAGACAGCTTTAAAAG GTGATGAAGTAACTGGTAAGCAGGTGGCTGTTGGAACTGGTGAGTTTGAAGACCTAAAATGTGG GTTTGCCTTTCGACAAAAACAGAG GAGTTGTGCCAAATTTGAGAGGCAGAGTCCTGAGCAGCGAATCAGAGACAACCACTGTGGAATCAGGGTTGTACGTGGTAGGATGGTTAAAGAGAGGACCAACTGGGATCGTTGCGACAAATCTCCACTGTGCGGAAGAAACA GTGGCTAG
- the LOC105914092 gene encoding LOW QUALITY PROTEIN: probable leucine-rich repeat receptor-like protein kinase At1g35710 (The sequence of the model RefSeq protein was modified relative to this genomic sequence to represent the inferred CDS: inserted 6 bases in 4 codons; deleted 1 base in 1 codon; substituted 1 base at 1 genomic stop codon), translating to MAVPGREAEWEGGDGREGVGWEGGHLDLSSNQFRGSIPSQIGNSLGLSILRMSENLLIGPIPKEIGNCSELYEMDLSRNNLSGLXPETSAHLHQLHILNLSFNSLSGRFEDTFTPLDYTMALLDHNMDIDICGDPNYGLKPCVVTELDKXKTNKNLVMVLLLAFGTFCSICLGIGCMTIVKRRRKFTKANSISAPQDTVSIWNFDGKVAFXDILDATECFGLKYCIGIGGXGAVFRAELEGGSVYAIKLLHSVEDYTDEKGFHAEIQVLTKVRHRCIVKLHGYCSHSKCKFLVYDLIERGSLVSNLQEEQHAKELDWSKRAAVVKDVAQXLSYLHHDCDVPIIHRDIKSSNILLDRNFKAYVSNFGMAKKLKHTCSSWSTIFAGTCGYIAPELASTMLFTERCDVYSFGVVTMEVIMGKHTGDLLLPFFCRTEQHTKLKDILDQRITAPTSDEEKDIILLPLVAFACLQQCSRCIKHSQARAAQQTSRSPFTKSDCKTCMIYAAP from the exons ATGGCGGTGCCCGGGAGGGAGGCCGAGTGGGAGGGAGGCGACGGGCGGGAGGGAGTCGGGTGGGAGGGAGGGCA TCTAGATTTAAGTAGCAATCAGTTTAGGGGAAGCATTCCATCTCAGATAGGAAATAGCTTGGGTTTGTCAATTTTGCGCATGTCAGAAAACTTATTAATAGGACCAATACCAAAAGAGATTGGGAATTGTTCTGAGCTATATGAGATGGATTTGAGCAGAAATAATCTGAGTGGATT ACCAGAGACTTCAGCGCATCTGCACCAATTACACATTCTAAATTTATCATTTAACAGTTTGAGTGGCAGATTCGAGGACACTTTTACCCCATTAGACTATACCATGGCCTTGCTTGACCATAATATGGATATAGATATCTGTGGTGATCCAAATTATGGCTTGAAACCATGTGTCGTCACAGAGTTAGACA AAAAAACCAATAAAAATCTTGTTATGGTACTGCTTCTAGCTTTTGGTACATTTTGCTCCATTTGTCTCGGAATAGGGTGCATGACGATTGttaaaaggaggaggaaattCACAAAAGCCAACAGCATAAGTGCACCTCAAGATACGGTCTCCATATGGAATTTTGATGGGAAGGTTGCATTCTAAGACATACTTGACGCAACAGAATGTTTTGGTTTAAAATACTGCATTGGTATTGGAG TAGGGGCTGTCTTCAGAGCTGAGCTTGAAGGAGGGAGTGTATATGCCATTAAACTGCTCCATTCTGTTGAAGACTATACTGATGAGAAAGGATTTCATGCAGAAATCCAAGTTTTGACGAAAGTCAGGCATCGATGCATAGTCAAGTTGCATGGATATTGTTCTCACTCCAAGTGCAAATTTCTTGTTTACGATCTCATTGAAAGGGGAAGTTTAGTATCCAATTTGCAGGAGGAACAGCATGCCAAGGAGCTTGATTGGTCTAAAAGAGCTGCAGTGGTGAAAGACGTAGCTCA GCTCTCTTACCTGCACCATGACTGTGATGTACCCATTATACATCGTGACATCAAAAGTAGCAATATCTTGTTGGACCGCAATTTTAAGGCCTATGTGTCCAACTTTGGGATGGCTAAGAAGCTCAAGCATACTTGCTCAAGTTGGAGCACGATCTTTGCAGGGACATGTGGCTATATAGCCCCAG AATTGGCATCGACAATGCTATTTACAGAGAGGTGTGATGTATATAGCTTTGGTGTGGTCACCATGGAAGTAATCATGGGTAAGCACACAGGGGACCTGCTGCTTCCGTTCTTCTGCCGAACAGAGCAGCATACAAAGCTC AAGGATATCTTGGACCAGCGCATCACAGCACCAACGAGCGACGAGGAGAAAGACATCATCCTGCTCCCCCTGGTGGCCTTCGCTTGCTTGCAACAATGCAGCAGGTGTATCAAGCACTCACAGGCAAGAGCTGCCCAACAGACATCCAGAAGCCCATTCACGAAGTCAGATTGCAAGACTTGCATGATTTATGCGGCACCATAA